In a single window of the Labeo rohita strain BAU-BD-2019 chromosome 23, IGBB_LRoh.1.0, whole genome shotgun sequence genome:
- the bgnb gene encoding biglycan b, with the protein MVSCRSLLLLLLSVCSLTAPLLALPFEQRGFWDFAMDGEVGDLKTVMMRDEEGSAMEELPPDVFLCPFGCQCQLSVVQCSDLSLIAVPKEIPKDTKLLDLQNNRITELKENDFKGLTNLYALSLVNNMISKVHPRTFTPLLHLKKLYFSRNLLTVVPKNLPPSLVELRIHENRIKKVAEGTFSGLGSMNCIEMGGNPIQNSGFEPGAFKGLKLNYLRVSESKLTGIPKDLPDSLHELHLDNNQIQAIELEDLSRYKHLYRLGLGFNHIRMIENGSLSYIPNLRELHLENNRLTRIPMGLADMKYLQVVYLHSNNISRVDVNDFCPRGFGMKRSFYNGISLYGNPVNYWEVQPATFRCVGDRLAIHFGNYKK; encoded by the exons ATGGTCTCCTGCCGCTCTCTCCTGCTTCTGCTGCTCAGTGTCTGCAGCCTGACTGCTCCCTTACTGGCTCTGCCCTTTGAGCAGAGAGGATTCTGGGACTTTGCTATGGATGGAGAAGTGGGAGATCTGAAGACGGTGATGATGAGAGATGAAGAGGGTTCGGCTATGGAGGAGCTGCCGCCGGATGTGTTCTTATGCCCCTTTGGTTGCCAGTGCCAGCTCAGTGTGGTGCAATGCTCAGACCTAA GTTTGATTGCAGTACCCAAGGAAATTCCCAAAGACACCAAACTCCTGGATCTACAGAACAACCGCATCACAGAACTGAAGGAGAATGACTTCAAAGGACTTACAAACCTCTAT GCTTTGTCACTGGTCAACAACATGATCTCCAAAGTCCACCCGCGAACCTTCACACCCCTCCTACACttaaaaaagctttatttttccCGTAACCTCCTGACAGTGGTACCCAAGAACCTTCCCCCATCCCTGGTGGAGCTGCGTATTCATGAGAACCGTATTAAGAAGGTTGCAGAAGGAACGTTCTCTGGTCTGGGCAGCATGAACTGCATTG AGATGGGCGGAAACCCTATTCAGAACAGCGGCTTTGAGCCCGGCGCTTTTAAAGGCCTGAAACTCAACTACCTGCGCGTCTCTGAGTCCAAACTCACTGGAATACCGAAAG ACCTCCCTGACAGTCTTCATGAGCTCCACTTGGACAATAACCAGATCCAAGCCATCGAACTGGAGGACCTGAGCCGCTATAAACACCTGTACAG ATTGGGTCTGGGTTTCAACCACATCCGAATGATTGAGAACGGCAGCCTATCATACATCCCTAATCTCAGAGAACTGCATTTGGAAAACAACCGGCTGACCCGCATCCCCATGGGACTGGCAGACATGAAGTATCTGCAG GTGGTCTACCTTCATTCCAACAACATAAGTCGAGTGGATGTTAATGACTTCTGCCCTAGAGGTTTCGGCATGAAGAGGAGCTTTTATAACGGCATTAGCCTTTATGGCAACCCGGTTAACTACTGGGAGGTGCAGCCTGCCACCTTTCGCTGCGTTGGCGACCGTTTGGCCATTCATTTCGGAAACTATAAGAAATAG
- the b4galt3 gene encoding beta-1,4-galactosyltransferase 3 — protein sequence MMCCGRALDSPCTLALLVGFQFAFVLYFSLGGFRGLVSVLVHSTEPEIDYSRPHDVYTNLTSLLLHHPGPSGPEQQLKECILPSPLLVGPVSVHLSSPPSLEKIKEKNPLVTLGGHYRPPDCEPRHHTAIVVPYRNRQTHLRALLYHLHPFLQRQQVHYGIYIVHQSGNSTFNRAKLLNVGVREALKEEDWSCIFLHDVDLLPENDHNTYTCHPQYPTHLSVAMDKFRYRLPYSQYFGGVSAVTPEQYLKMNGFPNQYWGWGGEDDDIAARVRLSGMKIMRPPLAIGHYKMIKHKGDQGNEQNPRRFDLLKRTRLNWRSDGLNSLTYELLSKELEPLYTNLSVNIGDDPHRPPAKAPPRKSEPQPTPTNKVKTEKVGVVINHNATRVEPTHLKASNESSNVVQKAPLNQEMG from the exons ATGATGTGCTGCGGTCGAGCACTGGACTCCCCCTGCACTCTAGCTCTGTTGGTGGGCTTCCAGTTTGCGTTTGTCCTCTACTTCTCCCTGGGAGGCTTTCGTGGCCTAGTGTCTGTTTTGGTTCATTCCACTGAGCCTGAGATCGACTACTCTCGACCGCATGACGTCTACACCAACCTCACCTCTCTGCTGCTCCACCACCCAGGACCCAGTGGACCAGAACAGCAGCTCAAGGAGTGTATACTGCCCTCTCCACTGCTGG TGGGTCCCGTTTCTGTCCACCTCTCCTCACCCCCCTCCCTGGAGAAGATAAAAGAGAAGAACCCCTTGGTGACCTTAGGGGGTCATTACCGCCCACCAGACTGTGAGCCACGGCACCACACAGCCATCGTGGTCCCCTACCGGAACCGCCAGACCCACCTCCGCGCCCTCCTCTACCATCTGCACCCTTTTTTGCAGCGGCAGCAGGTCCACTATGGCATTTACATTGTGCACCAG TCAGGGAACTCCACGTTTAACCGAGCGAAGTTGCTGAATGTTGGAGTGCGGGAGGCGCTGAAAGAAGAGGACTGGAGCTGTATTTTCCTGCATGATGTTGACCTGCTACCGGAGAATGACCACAATACCTACACCTGCCACCCTCAGTACCCTACACACCTCTCCGTAGCTATGGACAAGTTCAGATACAG GCTTCCATACTCACAATACTTTGGAGGGGTGTCTGCTGTGACTCCAGAGCAGTACCTCAAGATGAACGGCTTTCCGAATCAGTATTGGGGCTGGGGAGGAGAGGACGATGACATCGCAGCTCG AGTCCGTCTCTCTGGGATGAAGATCATGCGCCCCCCTTTGGCCATTGGGCATTATAAGATGATCAAACATAAAGGAGATCAGGGTAATGAGCAGAACCCAAGAAG GTTTGACCTGCTGAAGCGCACAAGGCTGAACTGGCGCTCAGATGGACTGAACTCGCTGACTTATGAGCTCCTGTCCAAAGAGTTGGAGCCATTGTACACAAATTTGTCTGTCAACATTGGGGATGATCCACACCGTCCCCCTGCGAAGGCTCCACCCCGGAAGTCAGAGCCTCAACCCACTCCAACTAATAAAGTGAAGACTGAAAAAGTGGGTGTGGTCATCAATCATAATGCCACAAGAGTGGAGCCCACCCATTTGAAGGCCAGTAATGAAAGTTCAAATGTTGTTCAAAAAGCTCCTTTGAACCAAGAAATGGGATGA